Proteins found in one Drosophila busckii strain San Diego stock center, stock number 13000-0081.31 chromosome 2R, ASM1175060v1, whole genome shotgun sequence genomic segment:
- the LOC108596416 gene encoding heat shock protein 75 kDa, mitochondrial yields MYALRSFASKSGQLSRLSYLCRQSQRTATFALYLSQPKSQPAWAAQRNFATEPKANAGVDKHEFQAETRQLLDIVARSLYSDHEVFVRELISNASDALEKFRYTALSNTDESQLAAKDRTLEIRITTDKPMMQLIIEDSGIGMTREELISNLGTIARSGSKQFMEQLKEQAQSSQATSNIIGQFGVGFYSAFIVANRVEVYTRAAASDAIGLRWSTDGSGSYEIEQVEDVQHGTKIVLHLKPECREYADEDRIRAVIKKYSNFVGSPILLNGKQANEIKPLWLLDPQSISKEQHQDFYRFISNSFDTPRFTLHYNADVPVSIHAVLYFPEGKPGLFEMSRDGSTGVALYTRKVLIQSKTENLLPKWLRFVKGVVDSEDIPLNLSRELLQNSSLIRKLSSVISSRVIRFLQERAKKQPEEYDAFYRDYGLFLKEGIVTSQDSAEKQEIAKLLRFDSSKSDDGKSRMSLEEYCSTVGVEQKDIYYLAAPNRVLAESSPYYESLKKRNELVLFCYEPYDELVLMQLQQFKNKNLVSVEKEMRNQSKDASNQQDFGEGSLLATELDSLMPWLQEQLKGQVAKVKATARLDSHPCVITVEEMAAARHFIRTQSHQLPEENRFALLQPELEINPKHPIIKKLNSLRTSEPELAQLITKQLFVNAMVGAGLAEDPRMLLTNMNALLSKALEKY; encoded by the exons atgtatgcGCTGCGTTCATTCGCCTCAAAGTCTGGACAATTAAGTCGCCTAAGCTATTTATGCCGGCAATCACAGCGTACTGCTACTTTTGCACTATATTTGTCGCAACCGAAGAGTCAGCCGGCATGGGCAG caCAGCGTAACTTTGCGACGGAGCCCAAGGCAAACGCAGGCGTGGACAAACATGAGTTCCAAGCGGAGACACGCCAGCTACTGGACATTGTGGCACGTTCGCTGTACTCGGATCATGAGGTTTTTGTGCGCGAGCTCATTTCTAATGCCAGCGATGCGCTTGAAAAGTTCCGTTATACAGCGCTAAGTAACACAGATGAGTCTCAGCTGGCGGCCAAGGATCGTACACTAGAGATCCGCATTACCACGGACAAGCCTATGATGCAGCTGATCATTGAAGATAGCGGCATTGGCATGACTCGAGAGGAGCTCATCAGCAATCTTGGCACTATAGCGCGCAGTGGCTCCAAACAGTTTATGGAGCAGCTGAAGGAGCAAGCGCAGTCATCACAAGCAACGTCCAATATCATTGGACAATTTGGCGTGGGCTTCTACTCGGCCTTCATTGTGGCCAATCGCGTGGAGGTATATACACGTGCGGCAGCTTCCGATGCAATTGGTCTGCGCTGGTCCACAGACGGCAGCGGTAGTTATGAAATTGAGCAGGTGGAGGATGTGCAGCATGGCACCAAAATTGTACTGCATCTAAAACCCGAATGCCGCGAATATGCGGATGAGGATCGCATACGTGCGGTCATTAAAAAGTACAGCAACTTTGTGGGCTCGCCCATTTTGCTGAACGGCAAGCAGGCGAATGAAATTAAGCCGCTCTGGCTGCTGGATCCACAGAGCATCAGCAAGGAGCAGCATCAGGACTTCTACCGCTTCATTAGCAACAGCTTCGATACGCCACGCTTCACACTACACTACAACGCAGATGTGCCCGTGAGCATACATGCGGTGCTATACTTTCCAGAAGGCAAGCCTGGACTCTTTGAGATGTCACGCGACGGCAGCACGGGCGTCGCTCTTTACACGCGCAAGGTGTTAATCCAATCGAAGACAGAAAACCTGTTGCCCAAGTGGCTACGCTTTGTCAAGGGCGTTGTGGACTCTGAGGATATACCCTTGAATCTTAGTCGTGAACTGCTGCAGAACAGCAGTCTCATACGAAAGCTGTCCAGCGTCATTTCCAGTCGAGTTATACGCTTTCTGCAAGAGCGCGCCAAGAAGCAGCCAGAAGAGTATGATGCTTTTTATAGGGATTATGGACTGTTCCTCAAGGAGGGAATTGTCACTTCGCAGGATAGTGCGGAGAAACAGGAAATTGCCAAGTTGCTGCGTTTTGACTCTTCCAAGTCTGATGATGGCAAATCGCGCATGTCCCTTGAAGAGTACTGCAGCACTGTTGGCGTAGAGCAGAAGGACATTTACTACCTGGCTGCACCAAATCGCGTGCTGGCTGAATCCTCGCCATACTATGAGAGCCTAAAAAAGCGCAATGAACTTGTCCTCTTCTGCTATGAGCCCTATGATGAGCTTGTGCTGATGCAACTTCAGCAGTTCAAGAACAAGAATCTTGTCTCTGTGGAGAAAGAGATGCGCAACCAGTCCAAGGATGCTTCCAATCAGCAAGACTTTGGCGAGGGCAGTTTGCTGGCCACCGAGCTGGACAGCCTTATGCCTTGGCTTCAGGAACAGCTCAAGGGTCAGGTAGCCAAGGTGAAGGCCACCGCGCGCCTGGATTCTCATCCCTGTGTGATTACCGTTGAGGAAATGGCTGCAGCGCGTCACTTTATACGCACACAAAGCCATCAGCTTCCAGAAGAGAATCGTTTTGCGCTACTCCAGCCAGAGCTGGAAATCAATCCCAA ACATCCCATTATCAAGAAGCTGAACTCTTTGCGCACCTCGGAGCCCGAGTTGGCTCAACTTATTACGaaacaactttttgttaatGCCATGGTCGGAGCTGGTCTTGCCGAGGATCCGCGCATGCTGTTAACCAATATGAACGCGCTGTTATCCAAAGCCTTGGAAAAATACTAA
- the LOC108596419 gene encoding V-type proton ATPase 16 kDa proteolipid subunit — translation MSSDASSDNPIYGPFFGVMGAASAIIFSALGAAYGTAKSGTGIAAMSVMRPELIMKSIIPVVMAGIIAIYGLVVAVLIAGALELPTTYTLFKGFIHLGAGLSVGFSGLAAGFAIGIVGDAGVRGTAQQPRLFVGMILILIFAEVLGLYGLIVAIYLYTK, via the exons atgtcTTCAGATGCGAGCAGCGACAACCCAATCTATGGCCCCTTCTTCGGTGTTATGGGCGCAGCATCCGCCATCATCTTCTCAG CACTCGGCGCAGCTTATGGCACCGCCAAGTCTGGTACCGGTATTGCTGCCATGTCAGTGATGCGTCCTGAACTGATCATGAAGTCCATCATTCCTGTGGTCATGGCGGGTATCATTGCCATTTACGGTCTGGTCGTTGCTGTCCTGATTGCTGGCGCTCTGGAACTGCCCACAACTTACACCCTGTTCAA GGGCTTCATACACTTGGGAGCCGGTCTATCCGTCGGCTTCTCGGGCCTGGCTGCCGGCTTTGCGATCGGCATTGTGGGCGATGCTGGCGTGCGTGGAACAGCACAGCAGCCAAGACTGTTTGTCGGCATGATTCTGATTCTCATCTTCGCCGAAGTGTTGGGTCTCTACGGTCTTATTGTGGCCATCTACCTGTACAcgaaataa